In Erigeron canadensis isolate Cc75 chromosome 1, C_canadensis_v1, whole genome shotgun sequence, a single window of DNA contains:
- the LOC122583151 gene encoding uncharacterized protein LOC122583151 gives MSVQQADQTPLVYPVSEISPPSHHQSDGSFGAVFIVLAVIVVVSAIACFLGRMCSKRQNKSKPSKHSRTPKEKDMKHNRNAFQTKDGDIEFGFDKRFSSAKVASNGEPNMGRPNSFREQNMGPHMGRPNSFKEASMGRPDSFREPPMGRPDSFREPSMGRPNSFRKGEFRDEQVRFAGNQDHEMNFRSGTGPQHY, from the coding sequence ATGTCGGTTCAACAAGCGGATCAAACCCCGCTAGTTTATCCGGTTTCTGAAATCAGCCCGCCATCACACCACCAGTCTGATGGTTCATTTGGGGCAGTTTTCATAGTTCTGGCAGTTATAGTTGTGGTATCGGCGATTGCTTGCTTTCTTGGTCGGATGTGTAGTAAGCGTCAAAACAAGTCGAAACCATCTAAGCATAGCCGCACGCCTAAAGAGAAAGATATGAAGCATAACCGTAATGCTTTCCAGACTAAAGATGGTGATATAGAGTTTGGTTTTGATAAAAGGTTTTCAAGTGCCAAGGTGGCTTCTAATGGTGAACCAAACATGGGCAGGCCCAACTCGTTTCGTGAACAGAACATGGGTCCACATATGGGTAGGCCTAATTCATTCAAGGAAGCATCTATGGGCAGGCCTGACTCGTTCCGTGAGCCACCTATGGGACGGCCAGACTCATTCAGGGAACCATCTATGGGAAGGCCAAACTCCTTTCGGAAGGGTGAATTTAGAGACGAGCAAGTGAGGTTTGCTGGAAACCAAGATCATGAAATGAATTTCAGATCTGGTACAGGACCACAACATTATTGA
- the LOC122583142 gene encoding RNA-binding protein 48, with amino-acid sequence MPRNKDEAPAVRVYTVCDESKYLIVRNVPALGCGDELNKLFAGFGEIDQFIPLDDEDCEPFTDVYWIKFRQVNNARFAKRKLDDSVFIGNKLQVSYAPQYESLNDTKEKLEGRRKEVLARLNPGRSKGPNVSTAVSSSHSVSCATSSQPNFISEPSNFQQREQRELQPGRTFPSTVSSNQDYFPVESMNQTVRLVRETLNKIESDTETLKAASSKRPRTDNRRRI; translated from the exons ATGCCGCGCAACAAAGACGAGGCACCTGCTGTTCGCGTCTATACCGTTTGCGACGAATCTAA GTATTTGATCGTGAGGAATGTTCCGGCATTAGGATGTGGTGATGAATTGAATAAATTATTTGCAGGATTCGGTGAAATTGATCA attTATACCTCTAGATGATGAAGATTGTGAGCCATTTACTGATGTTTATTGGATCAAGTTTCGTCAAGTAAACAATGCTAG GTTTGCGAAAAGGAAGTTGGATGATTCGGTGTTTATCGGAAATAAGCTTCAAGTCTCGTATGCACCGCAATACGAGAGCCTAAATGATACGAAGGAGAAGTTGGAAGGTAGACGAAAAGAAGTTTTAGCTAGACTTAATC CTGGAAGGTCCAAGGGCCCTAATGTTTCGACTGCAGTTTCTTCTAGTCATTCTGTATCATGTGCAACTTCATCTCAGCCGAATTTCATATCGGAGCCTTCAAACTTTCAACAGAG GGAACAGAGAGAGCTCCAGCCTGGTCGAACTTTTCCCTCGACAGTTTCTTCTAATCAG GATTACTTTCCAGTGGAGTCGATGAATCAGACAGTTAGGTTGGTCAGGGAAACACTTAACAAG aTTGAGTCGGATACAGAGACCTTGAAAGCAGCATCTTCTAAGAGACCCCGAACTGACAATAGAAGAAGAATCTAA